A segment of the Necator americanus strain Aroian chromosome IV, whole genome shotgun sequence genome:
GACTGAAATCGTGATCACCCACGTAAACAAAAGTACCAATGCTCTGTGGTTTCCTTCCCTTTAAATCTTAGAAATcgaggaagaaaattgaagaaagaaggaacaaGAAAATGCGAAGTAGTTGTTCGTTGATGACGTGATTCGGGGTTCTCCTTGGATACAACTCCAAGTTCTCGAATCAATAGTGGGAGAGAGACTAAAGTAGAGTAACCGTACTCTTATTACGCTGCACCATTGTGGACTAAATGTCATAATTCCTTCAATGAATGACTGAACAAATTAAATTCCCATAAATTCAAGTCTTTTTTCACGTTACTACGTAGTACAAAACCAGTCCTGATTAAGAACCTATCGagtttgttttggttttgttcCTCAAGAAACACTAAGTAATGCTAAGAGATTTGGCGTCAGAAAGCTGCATTAGGTTAGGAAAAACAACGTAAGTAGATCGAAACTATACCTGAGCAACGACAGCAAACAGGCAGAGAACGAGCACCGATCGCCACATCTTCTCCTCCGGCGCCAACAGACTGACGTCGCTGCGATCGTCTCTTAAAGTCACGCCTCCTGAACCCTGCGTCCCCACGTCGCTGACACTATTTCGCTATCCCATGACTGTAATGTTTATGTAGCTGATGTTGGGCGCAAATTTTACACTGGAAAAGATCAATTTCCAGTGGcagttggaaaaaaacaaacaagttgAGTAAGCTGAGGGAAAAGGATTGGGAAGAAGCTCGAAAAAATAGAGTCTACCTTCGAATATAGCGATGAGTCAACATGAGTCATCATAGGGCCGTTATTCCGACTCGTTcgatatttcgaaaaatttgtcaaaattcTAGAATACATTACCGGTGATGATTTCTCACAATTCCCTTTCCTTTTTGCCTGTGCTATGAAACACTAGCAATCGTTCCAAGCAAATCCTAGTATTtttcaagttcttttttcagctgCCGTGTCTCgttgtgaaaagaaattttagcaGCCATGTCATCATTTAATTCCAGACTACGTAATCCGCATTCATATCCGACATTTGAGCGAAACGATATTCAACAATAGAAATATCCGTGGAATGGGCTGAAGGAAAAACGATAATTCAAGTACTACAAACGCAGTAAGGATagtaatggtaataataacaatCATGATAGTAGTAATTGAAGAAAAGGCACTCAGTTAATTTCCCACAACACACCTAATTTTTGTTGTCGTACTCAACTATAggaattttaatatttatctattttggATCTACAATGTAGCAGCGTTCCAATGTAGTGTATTAGCGCAACATGTcagaaaatagcaaataacATAGTAACCTATCAAATAACTAAGAAAGATCTCGCTCAGATCACAGGTTTTTGCATAAgaatgttttgaagaaatcgtCGCTGCACAGTAGGCGAAAAATTTCTAGTTTATCGGTTTATCTAGAAGTGAATCGAGCAGATCAAATTCTTTGCAAGTATTATATTCAGGGTACAAAAAAGGATTAATCATTTGTTTGCTTTGTGAgcgtttctgttttatttctgcAGACCTCGTTGATACAGCACAGACATATTCACTTCCTTTAAACTTAtcctacttgtttatttaaatCACTGATTCTAATATTTATTGGGAAAATgtacaacacacacacatgaatACATGTATTCGTGCTTACACATTAATACATGTATTCATGCTTACGCATGAATACACCAGAAATTTTCATCGCAATTCTGGACGATTCAaagttttattcattcattaaaCGGGAAAGCTTAGAGTGAAGAATCAAAGTGTCCCGGGACCAACtttccaacaacaacaagtcAAAGAGTAAAGTTTATGGTGTGAAGGGCGggttcaaacctccgatcgatcgtgcaggaaggggagcctctagccgctacactacattcGCCCATACCTTAGTCTTATAACTACTATATTGGAACTACTGTTGCTAAAGTGGATAAAAGGCAAAGTGTCTGgctttaatcaatccacttgggttGTACCATCgtattcacttcaattcagaatcgtttgaagttgaCGAGCGCCAATGTAGCCAATATAGCCAAtgtaccaagtcagtgtttttatccttccaaagAAGGCAAGTTCCATTTTATCGAACCCGGGAGATGAAAAGGTTGGTTGGCAATAGAGCGGCTTTGAACCACCGTTATGACTatgctgcagccacagcggagcctctcaccgactgcgctacactgcCTCACTATAATTAGCACTATATAATATTTGATTTAAATATGTCTCTCTTTCTTAGAGCTTATTTTGGTGCCTATTCATTTTAATTCATATACTATCCACatcatcacatacatacaatATTTAGTTCAATCCACGTCATCACAATAATTCTTTAATATAACGGGGAAATACGAGGAATTGGGGTCGTGTATACGAGTCTAATTGCTACCtacacgtggtggccctgctttaaagccagcataccacgaatctgaggtattgcggatttcaggtggagtatccgtatacggagtcgtagactatggagacgggggtagttctgctcgtctcctcctgcatcattgcaaacagccacctccagaatagtgttttgtacgacgccatctattgcaacgctccatccCTTGCGCCGCCTTCTTTATATGTGCCGCGCGCAACACTGGTGACTTCAAACAGAAAAAGCGTCggagaaggaagttgcgtcgtcaaccgcaacaagaccgcgataacgagtggacgtcaagggcgatggagtttgaaaaggcgtgggaggacaagaactcgcataaagcctatgctttactgaaacagtatagcggcaaaatgaaaagatattCTCCTGTTCTTAACACTGctaagaccttgctgaaccggcaagcaccgtcaactcctgaactcgagcacgttcatagaccgacatatgcggttaacgagaaATCACCGACTgtgtcggaggttctggtttgtatcaagaaaatgagaaatggaaaatgtggTGGAGATGACGAGATCAGCGCAGAAAAGCTGAAATATCTCCCTCCtcctgggattcgtgagaggacaaagatcatccgttcaatatggatagacgaaaggatacctgaatCGTGGAGATACGCTATCGTAGTTCCCTCCacgttatccgtcacggaccctagcaATTACCAAGGAATTTCTTTGCTGCGTgctatgtacaaggtattggagtgGATTATCccggaccgactcattaaaaaTCACGAAGAAataacgcgcgacgagcaggctggctttcgtcctgacCGATCTACTACTggccaggtgttcatcgtcaggacaTTGCAATCTGGCAGGAAGCCAATACAATTAAGGTTTCTAGACTTCAAAGCCGCTTTCAGCTCTCCCCACCGAGGCCGTctgatgtacaacaccgtttgaggtggtggagtaagacaagggacagtggcaggacccttcctgttcaatttcgccatgaCGAGAATATGCGAGCAACAGTAGATCAGTGGCCTGTCGATATCGTTCCAGCACCATCAGGACGCCCTttcgagtacgctgacgatgttgttatattcgcggaaagcagtatgaaacttcaacatgttgtcctTGTATCAAAGTTGGCTGCAGCCTAGGACTATACCTTGATAAATGCgaacagatgtggatctcttcgagaccccAAACggaaatcagggtggacggacaaccgatagaactcgtcgttgagttctgttacctgggctgtacgctgaagaacaacgacaactacgagaaagatattcagcaaagatgcgctaaggccacttcttcttttaaatCTTTAACGAAGTGcgtgtggtcgacccccatcacaaATGAAGTCAAGTTGCAAGTCTACCTATCTGCAATTCGCttcatcatgatgtacggatcggataCTTGGGCAGCACTATCTacagtgatggagaggcttgattgcacggaacgaaagctgcttagacggctacttggctacgtTTGGcttagggtatgccacaatgaatatcgttacgcagaaattgatgtggtatgcCAGCGggtgacacgtggaagatatcaacgtCTTGCACAGCCATcaaaagtggctaaagtaaatcgtctttgcttctttggtcatatattaaggagaccggcagatcgcctcgttcaacgagttctgaggagtttgtcaggtccgagctggaagaagccacctggtcgaaaacggaagttctggactgaagtGGTGAAAGAAGACTTGAGAAGACTCGGCGTGGTTAGGCacttcaggcgagacgtaaggtttcgcagaatatggaatagcgacgaatggattgattccgtGCAAGctttcgcagaagatcgagaaggttggacAGAGCTGTGTTtcaggacggcacacctcggcgaagatgcgggtaatcgcgtcaggcgatgacatcagcccaccGATTAAGTTAAGTCAAGTTACGACCTCAAGGACAAAAAGGTAAGATATTCAGTACGTTTCAGCGCAGCATctacgtaaataaataagaacacTAGTGTATTGGTGGATCTCTTACGgacttctcttatttttctggatctgtTATGACCTACAGGACATGGACTCAAATCTCTTAGTAATTGGTATCTGAGTCGAAAATATGATAACACCAAAGTGAGAGAATGCTTAGGTAACAGTACAATTATACTTTGATTAAAAAGGTTACTACAGCTACTAAGTCATTATTTACTCAAACACCTACAACAGCCATCAAGAAACGTCATAATGTCAACGTGGTTCGGTATCGAAACAACGTATCCTAGCAACTGTGCGCAGTTTTCTTGGTTTCCTTGGGTTACCCTAAGTCACTTCGACTTCAAATGGCGAATGCACTGGTGTAGATTCAGCTTCCTTTCAGCCTTTATTTGCACGGAAGAAATTGCCATTTTCCTCCTAATATTTCTGATCTTGATGAGATTAGTGCTGTACAGTTTCAGGAGATGACTATTGTCAACTACGACGATAGAGATATCTATGAGAATCCGCCCAACGTTACGGATGCTCCAGGCTACGAATCTCATACCTTATCTACAGAGGTTTCATATATCAGAGCATTCTTTCGTATACGATGATTTGCTTTACACTATATCTTCAcgtagtcaaaaaaaaacacattatcGTACTCGAccgttttgaaaatgtatttaCTCATTTAACTAACTTTTTAGTCATGTACATATGCCCAAAGCTGTTAACATTGAATAATTAACATTTGAAATGTTAAGGAATTCGACGAAAAAGCCACAGTGGCGGTAGAAAGTTTTGGCTTGCCGATCAAGGAAGCGATAATGGCCTCGCACGGTAAGTCTGTTCCATCCAGCGAACATTGATTCTACGATTATTCCAGCCTTATTATgttattctagaaaaaaaggaagatggaACACGTAAAGTTACCGCAAGTTCCATCTTCACAATGATCATCTATGCAATATTTTTGGCTCTGGTTACTTACGGTAAGATGTTTTAATTATCGGTTTTTCTAGGGAGGGTAGAGAGTGAGGAAAGTGgcgaaaataaggaaaacttACTAGACCAAGTATTAATGGTGCTTTTGAAGACGGCTCccattaattaataaataggGAACAAGTTCGAAAAAAGGTGAATGGTCATACATGCCAGGGGAAATGATTGGCTATGAAGAGGGTCTTTAACGCATCTATGCAACCTATAGAAAAATGATATATGCAATTGGTTAGTTATATTTTTTGAGAAGGCCTTTCATAGAAGAAGTCTTGTTAGTTGGAACAGCTAAAAGTTATCATTAGGCAGTGAACGCTCCAGTTAAGACAAATACCGTTTTTTGCAAGAACTCAATTTCCCAAACGTGTCTTTACACTACCTCAATTCAtcaataattttataaaaagagTAAGCTAATCGCTAGCTTGTATAGTCTCGCATGTTAGCTTATATAATCTCTTGCATGATAATtctactttcactttttcgaatttttcccatttatCTCTAGAAATTAGGGTCTCTAACATTGTATAAGAAAAATGCCTAATTATTGcgctgggcagaaggaaacgagcggcttaaAGAGCATGTAAGAGCATCGCCGATTTGGTGAGGAGGACCAGGAACACCCACCTCCGTCCTCACTTCTTTAGGATCACCGTATGTCCTGCCTTGACCTATGCTACAGAAACAATGGCAGTTCCCAAGCAGGAGGAGGAAGCCGacagcgtcatagaacgctCAGTTTAAAGAGTGATGTCAGAAGTGGCCTGCTTCACGAAAACTATTCAGTATGTCCTGTGTCAACGATTAGTATTCGCGACACAGCTAAATTTGCtaaggaaaataaagtaaagaagTCCACTGCACAAAGAAtacgttttgaagaaaaccgTAGGACCAGAGCTGTGAGCGACTGAGTTCCAGTTTCATGTTAACGCCACTAAATGACCTGCAGGAAAACTGCCTCACGATGATCATACTTCTTCACAAAACCTTCTAAAGAAAGATTTGATGGTCTTCATGTCACAATCAACTTGAATGATAAGGAGAGTCAAGAGTcagggtgtaggtgatctctaAGTAATGCCGACACTAAAACTGATCACCGAAAGTTGGTAAACAGAATTATCCTCTGTTCGTGATGTAGCCCTCTTTGAAGTGTAAAAAATACAATATCAATTTGAGGTTAGATGAAAATTCTCCGTTCTGTCGTGGTGGTAAAATTTCAGGTCGCATAAAAAAGCTTGCCTTACCGAATAGCTGAACAATATTTTTCAGTCGCTTTGGCTCAATGTTCAGTGCAAACGTATTACTTCACCAAAATCATCGGTGATCTTTTCGTTACATCAAAAAGTGCTGCAACGAACAAGGTATTCACGGAAATCTCCAGCATGGACGATATATGGGGGGTAGGCGAATTCTTTCTGAGAGATTTCCAGCCTTAGTTGAAATATCTGCGttaacagctttttttcagtttttgcaaGGTTCCTTCTTGGTCAGTCTTTACCAGACCGATGCACCATCCGATGTTGAAAAAGAAGCTATGGTCTATTATAACAACAGATTGCTAGGAAAACCACGTATTCGAATGGTCAAGGTGAATCTTGTCCATTAACTAAGGTTATTAGgttggaataaaaataatgcgcgttttCAAAGAGTCACTTCCAAATGTTATAACTAGcctcaaaatcaactttatcAATCGAAATAAGAATCATCACAGTCCATGCCTCTTTACCAACGAGGTGCACGTTTGCTTATTTTTGCTGCACAAAAGTCCGAGCTTTTGGAGTCCACGAACTTCCGGAAGTCGTTTTCGGTATCACCTTAGTTTTGGAGAATCTTAACTCTTAGGAGGCTGTgcagatgtttgaaaaagtgacagtcggttggcgaaaggtTTGACAAATATGGTGGGCGAGACAGAGCCTCGAAGCCTAACTCGTTCAACTTTAGAAGCGTCAATTTTGAAATGTGTGGCCGGTCATTGTCACGTAGGAGAATCGGGCCCTTTCTTTCTCTGATGCTGGGAGAAGAAATTGGAGTTTCCGGTTCACATGGTCCAGTTCTTTGCTGTGTTTCTCTGCAGTGATGACCCTGCCAGGTTTCATGAACCTGCAATGAATTATACCTGCAGCACACCCACCACGCAGTCATCATGGTCTTCTTTGGGTGCATTTTCGGCTTAGAAAATGCTTACGAGCCTCATCTTTGTCCATCCATTGAGCAGAGCGCTTCTTGTTATCGCAAAGGATCCACTTCTCATCGCAGGTAACTATACGATCTAGAAATGGATTGTTCCTTTTGCGTAACAGAAACGTTGAGCAGATCTCAaaacagcgtttttttttggagtcgCTCAGTTCATCAGGCGCccactttttcaacttttttaacTTAACAACATTTTCGAAGTGGCGGACGACTGTTGAATGGGCAACGCCTAGTTCTTCGACAACTTTTCGTGTTGTTTTGAGCGGATCATCTTCGATGACCGCATTCAGCAGGTGGTCGTCAACTTCAGAAGGGCGCCCACGACCTTAACTTTGAGGCTCATATCGCTACAACGAAACCTTTGGAACCAACGCCGAACCGTGGATTCGGTGGGGCCTCCCCCAGCCCAAACAGCGCTGATATTCCAAGATGTCTCCGCTGCAGACCTGCCCAGcttgaactcgtagaaaattcGGTGAAAATCTTGATTGGACATATTATCTTGCAAGTCTTGGTACTGACCAAATATTGATTctcgttcaaaatcacttcagccacaagaaaatgaaaaataaataaaatattttgaagttgGAGCATAAACACATACAAAATGCTCTACGGTTTCTAATACTAAAGATGAGTGTgaccggaaaaaaaatttgccgTGTAGATAAAGTATGGAAAAACGCGCATTATTTCTGCACCAGCCTAATGCATAAAATTGATTAGCTTTTCTCCTGGAAAGGTACTAAccgaagagaaagaaagtacGAGAAGGGGCGGCAGAGGAGCGGAGCAGGGGGGCAAGAGTCAAAAAGTCAACAGTGGGTTGCGGGCAACAAGATGGTTGATTGCGTATTTACTGAGCACAGTCCTCTTATGCAGTCAAGGCTTTTGGGAGTCCAAGAAATTTGACTATCGGACTTgagagaaaatcaaagacacgtgtaatcagTCTCTTCAAACACCTCGTCAATCCACATGATATGACTTAACAAACAGATTGCTCAGAGACCACCTCAGAGAAGCAGATCTCAATaacgctcaccttgatagccataAAGCCGCGATGTTAGCGGACACCGGGTTGGTAGAGTTGCGCAGCTAACAGTAACTAACAACGACTTCCTTTGCATCTGTCCCCGTA
Coding sequences within it:
- a CDS encoding hypothetical protein (NECATOR_CHRIV.G15315.T3), with the protein product MEFEKAWEDKNSHKAYALLKQYSGKMKRYSPVLNTAKTLLNRQAPSTPELEHVHRPTYAVNEKSPTVSEVLVCIKKMRNGKCGGDDEISAEKLKYLPPPGIRERTKIIRSIWIDERIPESWRYAIVVPSTLSVTDPSNYQGISLLRAMYKVLEWIIPDRLIKNHEEITRDEQAGFRPDRSTTGQLSPPRPSDVQHRLRWWSKTRDSGRTLPVQFRHDENMRATVDQWPVDIVPAPSGRPFEYADDVVIFAESSMKLQHVVLVSKLAAA
- a CDS encoding hypothetical protein (NECATOR_CHRIV.G15315.T4) gives rise to the protein MWISSRPQTEIRVDGQPIELVVEFCYLGCTLKNNDNYEKDIQQRCAKATSSFKSLTKCVWSTPITNEVKLQVYLSAIRFIMMYGSDTWAALSTVMERLDCTERKLLRRLLGYVWLRVCHNEYRYAEIDVVCQRVTRGRYQRLAQPSKVAKVNRLCFFGHILRRPADRLVQRVLRSLSGPSWKKPPGRKRKFWTEVVKEDLRRLGVVRHFRRDVRFRRIWNSDEWIDSVQAFAEDREGWTELCFRTAHLGEDAGNRVRR
- a CDS encoding hypothetical protein (NECATOR_CHRIV.G15315.T1) — its product is MYQVSVFILPKKASSILSNPGDEKKKRRRRKLRRQPQQDRDNEWTSRAMEFEKAWEDKNSHKAYALLKQYSGKMKRYSPVLNTAKTLLNRQAPSTPELEHVHRPTYAVNEKSPTVSEVLVCIKKMRNGKCGGDDEISAEKLKYLPPPGIRERTKIIRSIWIDERIPESWRYAIVVPSTLSVTDPSNYQGISLLRAMYKVLEWIIPDRLIKNHEEITRDEQAGFRPDRSTTGQVFIVRTLQSGRKPIQLRWWSKTRDSGRTLPVQFRHDENMRATVDQWPVDIVPAPSGRPFEYADDVVIFAESRLYLDKCEQMWISSRPQTEIRVDGQPIELVVEFCYLGCTLKNNDNYEKDIQQRCAKATSSFKSLTKCVWSTPITNEVKLQVYLSAIRFIMMYGSDTWAALSTVMERLDCTERKLLRRLLGYVWLRVCHNEYRYAEIDVVCQRVTRGRYQRLAQPSKVAKVNRLCFFGHILRRPADRLVQRVLRSLSGPSWKKPPGRKRKFWTEVVKEDLRRLGVVRHFRRDVRFRRIWNSDEWIDSVQAFAEDREGWTELCFRTAHLGEDAGHGLKSLSNWYLSRKYDNTKEMTIVNYDDRDIYENPPNVTDAPGYESHTLSTEEFDEKATVAVESFGLPIKEAIMASHEKKEDGTRKVTASSIFTMIIYAIFLALVTYVALAQCSVQTYYFTKIIGDLFVTSKSAATNKVFTEISSMDDIWGFLQGSFLVSLYQTDAPSDVEKEAMVYYNNRLLGKPRIRMVKVNLVH